A genomic region of Halobacteriovorax sp. DA5 contains the following coding sequences:
- a CDS encoding response regulator yields the protein MEYSSIKALVVDDLDYIRKSVKSILNDIGVENINEAVDGISALRKVIEAHESGSPYQIVFCDVHMPNCDGLDFLFQLRADERMADLPVVMVSSENSIAIIRRTIELGANNYLLKPFSATVLEDKMKSVLKIEAAV from the coding sequence ATGGAGTATTCAAGTATAAAAGCACTTGTTGTTGATGATCTCGATTATATTAGAAAATCAGTTAAAAGTATTTTGAATGATATTGGAGTAGAGAATATTAATGAAGCTGTTGATGGTATTTCGGCACTTCGAAAAGTAATCGAAGCCCATGAAAGTGGCTCACCCTATCAAATAGTTTTTTGTGATGTGCATATGCCAAACTGTGATGGACTTGATTTTCTCTTCCAACTTAGAGCTGATGAAAGGATGGCCGACTTGCCTGTCGTTATGGTTAGTTCTGAAAATTCGATTGCAATCATTAGAAGAACAATTGAATTAGGTGCAAATAATTACTTACTCAAACCTTTTTCCGCAACAGTATTAGAAGATAAAATGAAATCTGTTTTAAAAATAGAAGCGGCCGTTTAA
- the groES gene encoding co-chaperone GroES: MQVKPLQDRVLIKRIENETKTAGGIYIPDNNSEKPSEGEVIAVGPGYRLDNGSVAELAVKEGDKVLFGKYAGSEVKLDGVEYLIMKESDILGILV, from the coding sequence ATGCAAGTTAAACCATTACAAGATAGAGTTCTAATCAAAAGAATTGAAAACGAAACAAAGACAGCTGGTGGTATCTACATTCCAGATAACAACTCAGAAAAACCAAGTGAAGGTGAAGTTATTGCTGTTGGGCCAGGATACCGTCTAGACAATGGTTCTGTTGCAGAACTTGCTGTTAAAGAAGGTGATAAGGTTCTTTTTGGTAAATACGCTGGAAGTGAAGTAAAGCTTGATGGTGTTGAGTATCTAATCATGAAAGAATCAGATATTTTAGGAATTTTAGTTTAA
- a CDS encoding ABC transporter permease subunit gives MIEKFIENELTLKRWRRFKKRKSAVVSIVLLLFSVLLTLSAPLIANSKPIYMTYQGKSYFPVFKDYHPKEFGITNVYVTNYRTLDMDSVVWPLVQWDPYESNRDVYEYPAAPSETNIMGTDDRGRDVFTRLLYGYKYSIAYAFLVWLLSTIMGVFFGGVMGYFGGKVDFFGQRVVEIFSTVPVFLLLLTMISIFKPTLTLLIFISSIFGWMGVSYYARGEFLKNRKQEFVEAARGMGASTSRIIVKHILPNSLGPIITFAPFSIAAGISGLASLDYLGFGLAIPTPSWGELLNQAHQNFRIAWWLAVYPSAALFTSLFLLVLIGDGVRDALDPKMK, from the coding sequence ATGATTGAAAAATTTATTGAAAATGAACTTACACTTAAAAGATGGAGACGTTTTAAGAAAAGAAAGTCTGCAGTAGTTTCTATTGTACTTCTTCTCTTCTCTGTACTTTTAACACTTTCGGCACCGTTGATTGCTAATAGTAAGCCAATCTATATGACGTACCAAGGAAAGTCTTACTTTCCTGTATTTAAAGACTATCATCCAAAGGAATTTGGAATTACGAACGTTTATGTTACGAATTACAGAACTTTAGATATGGATAGCGTTGTATGGCCGCTTGTACAGTGGGACCCATATGAATCAAATCGTGATGTATATGAATATCCAGCTGCACCTAGTGAGACAAATATCATGGGAACAGATGATAGAGGTCGTGATGTATTCACTCGACTACTATATGGATACAAGTACTCAATCGCTTATGCTTTCTTAGTATGGCTTCTTTCAACTATCATGGGTGTATTCTTTGGTGGTGTAATGGGCTACTTTGGTGGGAAAGTGGATTTCTTCGGTCAGCGTGTTGTTGAAATCTTTAGTACGGTTCCAGTATTCTTATTACTACTTACGATGATTTCGATCTTTAAGCCTACACTAACGCTTCTAATTTTCATCTCATCAATCTTTGGATGGATGGGAGTAAGTTACTATGCTCGTGGTGAGTTCTTAAAGAATAGAAAGCAAGAATTCGTAGAAGCTGCACGTGGTATGGGAGCATCAACTTCTCGTATTATCGTTAAGCATATTCTTCCAAACTCTCTAGGTCCGATTATTACTTTCGCACCTTTCTCAATTGCTGCAGGTATCTCTGGTCTTGCTTCACTTGATTACCTGGGGTTTGGTCTTGCAATTCCTACACCTTCTTGGGGAGAGCTTCTTAACCAAGCTCACCAGAACTTTAGAATTGCATGGTGGCTAGCTGTTTATCCTTCAGCTGCACTATTTACTAGTTTATTCTTACTCGTACTTATTGGAGACGGAGTAAGAGACGCACTAGATCCAAAAATGAAATAA
- a CDS encoding ABC transporter substrate-binding protein encodes MKKGIFLLLLSTLLLSVVGCNKSGGAKKSNNTFYYNLSGTPTTLNPLSSTDAYSSNVQGYVLEGLLNKNIDTNEWEPGLAESWSIENDGYDFVFKIREGVKWHDGKPFTVEDVKFSFDAVTHPENKYKTAHMKSYFANFKEAVIEGPRTIRFKANKKYFGNLMSIASGGYLAIVPKHIYENPTEEEEKELNKTLIGTGPYIFKELRRGKGISLVQNKDWWGYKTDNYKNDYSYGEIFMRFINESSVAIQRLEKGDLDFNSLSPEEYEQKTNGPRWGKEVLKVKTENKSVKGYGFVGWNFKSPIFKSKEVRKAMNYLMNREEMNKKFRFGYSVLATGPLYVQSEYANKDVKAIPFNVEEAIKILKNDGWKDSDGDAVLDKTIDGKKTKLAFTILNPSKTFSKYLTMYQQDAKKAGVAIEVKYIEWNSFIKALDERNFDAVTLAWSGGSLDWDPKQIWHSDSAANNGSNFISYSNKEVDKLIDQAQLTLDKEARKTMLKKVYKLIAEDYPYIFLFNDRYTFYGHTERMQKEKDTYIYGVGYGSKWSIKPAK; translated from the coding sequence ATGAAAAAAGGAATCTTTTTACTTCTTTTAAGTACACTTCTATTGTCAGTAGTAGGGTGTAATAAAAGTGGTGGAGCTAAAAAATCAAACAACACTTTTTACTACAATCTAAGTGGTACTCCTACAACACTGAACCCGTTATCATCAACTGATGCTTACTCGTCAAATGTTCAAGGTTATGTTTTAGAAGGTCTTCTTAACAAAAATATTGATACAAATGAGTGGGAACCAGGTCTTGCTGAATCATGGTCAATTGAAAATGATGGTTATGATTTTGTTTTCAAAATTAGAGAAGGTGTAAAGTGGCATGATGGAAAGCCATTTACTGTTGAAGATGTAAAATTCTCTTTTGATGCAGTAACTCATCCAGAAAACAAGTATAAGACAGCTCACATGAAGTCTTACTTTGCTAACTTTAAAGAAGCTGTAATTGAAGGTCCAAGAACAATTCGTTTTAAGGCCAACAAAAAGTACTTTGGTAACCTAATGTCTATTGCTAGTGGTGGATACCTTGCAATCGTTCCAAAGCATATTTATGAAAACCCAACTGAAGAAGAAGAAAAAGAACTTAATAAAACTCTTATTGGTACAGGTCCTTATATCTTCAAAGAGCTTAGAAGAGGTAAAGGTATCTCTCTAGTTCAAAATAAAGACTGGTGGGGATACAAGACAGATAATTATAAGAATGATTACTCATATGGTGAAATTTTCATGAGATTTATTAATGAGTCTTCTGTTGCTATTCAGAGACTTGAAAAAGGTGACTTAGACTTTAACTCACTTTCACCAGAAGAATACGAACAAAAAACTAATGGCCCAAGATGGGGTAAAGAAGTTTTAAAAGTAAAAACAGAAAACAAATCAGTTAAAGGTTACGGTTTTGTTGGTTGGAACTTTAAGAGCCCAATCTTTAAATCAAAAGAAGTTCGTAAAGCAATGAACTATCTTATGAACCGTGAAGAGATGAATAAGAAATTCCGTTTCGGATATTCTGTTCTTGCAACTGGTCCTCTATACGTTCAATCTGAATATGCAAATAAAGACGTTAAAGCGATTCCTTTTAATGTTGAAGAAGCAATTAAGATCCTAAAGAATGATGGATGGAAAGATTCAGACGGTGATGCTGTTCTTGATAAAACAATTGATGGTAAGAAGACTAAGCTTGCTTTTACAATCTTAAACCCATCTAAAACTTTCTCAAAATACTTAACTATGTATCAACAAGATGCAAAGAAAGCTGGTGTTGCGATTGAAGTAAAATACATTGAGTGGAACTCTTTCATTAAAGCTCTTGATGAAAGAAACTTTGATGCTGTAACTCTTGCGTGGTCTGGTGGATCACTAGATTGGGATCCAAAACAAATTTGGCACTCAGATTCAGCAGCTAACAATGGTTCTAACTTCATTTCTTACTCAAATAAAGAAGTTGATAAGCTAATTGATCAAGCTCAACTGACTCTTGATAAAGAAGCAAGAAAGACAATGCTTAAAAAAGTATACAAGCTAATTGCTGAAGACTACCCATATATCTTCCTATTTAACGACCGTTATACTTTCTACGGACATACTGAGCGTATGCAAAAAGAGAAAGATACTTATATTTACGGAGTTGGTTACGGAAGTAAGTGGTCGATTAAACCAGCTAAATAA
- a CDS encoding ABC transporter permease subunit: protein MFNYILRRLMIMIPTLIGVSILMFVMVNLAPGSPIEQKLQQMRFGGVGQTTTDTSSNNGAVSQEVVEALKKQYGFDKPLYVRYGIWLKNLATLDFGESFTYEEPVMDVVMSKLPVSIQFGLVSFILSYLVCIPLGVLKAVKSGSRFDVVSSFVLSGLYSIPSFMLGILLLVYFAGDTFVDWFPIGDLVSDYYDDLSIFGQIQDRVWHFVLPLIAYMVGQFTVLTLLMRNSMIDVISQDYIRTARAKGLADRKVYYKHALRNALIPIVTGFGHFLSLFFAGSLLIERIFNLDGIGLLGYQSLLERDYNVIMGLFFIQTVLMFLGNLISDVLYTVVDPRIDFS from the coding sequence TTGTTTAATTATATCCTTAGAAGATTAATGATTATGATCCCGACGTTGATCGGGGTCAGTATCCTTATGTTTGTGATGGTAAACCTTGCACCAGGTTCTCCAATCGAGCAGAAGCTTCAGCAAATGAGATTTGGTGGAGTTGGTCAAACGACAACTGATACTAGTTCAAATAATGGTGCTGTATCTCAAGAAGTTGTTGAGGCCCTTAAGAAACAATATGGTTTTGATAAGCCACTATACGTTCGTTATGGTATTTGGCTAAAGAATCTAGCTACTCTAGATTTTGGTGAGTCATTTACATACGAAGAGCCAGTAATGGACGTTGTAATGAGTAAGCTACCGGTTTCAATTCAGTTTGGATTGGTCTCATTCATACTATCGTATTTGGTGTGTATCCCGCTTGGAGTTCTAAAGGCAGTTAAAAGTGGATCTCGATTTGATGTCGTGTCTTCGTTTGTTTTATCTGGCCTTTATTCAATTCCATCTTTCATGCTAGGTATCTTACTTCTTGTTTACTTTGCAGGGGATACATTTGTTGACTGGTTCCCAATTGGAGACCTTGTTTCGGATTACTATGATGACTTAAGTATCTTTGGGCAAATCCAAGATAGAGTTTGGCACTTTGTACTTCCTCTTATCGCATATATGGTAGGACAGTTTACAGTACTAACTCTTCTTATGAGAAACTCGATGATTGATGTCATCTCACAAGATTATATCCGTACAGCAAGAGCGAAAGGTTTAGCGGATAGAAAAGTTTACTATAAGCACGCTTTAAGAAATGCTCTGATTCCAATTGTTACTGGATTCGGACACTTCCTATCTCTATTTTTTGCTGGATCTCTTCTTATTGAAAGAATCTTTAACCTAGATGGTATTGGTCTACTTGGTTACCAATCACTTCTAGAAAGAGATTATAACGTAATTATGGGACTGTTCTTTATTCAAACTGTCCTTATGTTCTTAGGTAACCTAATCAGTGACGTACTATACACTGTTGTTGATCCAAGGATTGATTTCTCATGA
- a CDS encoding bifunctional 2-polyprenyl-6-hydroxyphenol methylase/3-demethylubiquinol 3-O-methyltransferase UbiG gives MKKAQLLKFIILLSCLFQDTFARQSISGSRYELLTGQRVQDKASNIWDKKFAQHDYIYGKSPANFLAKNYQHIPRGATVLDIGMGEGRNAVFLATKGYKVTGVDISSVAIDKSLRLARQAGVRIKTIHKSVDDLKIAAGSLDAIICFYYVDREVSNKLKKWLKPGGVIIYEGYTTAHKKKYKEQSVDSYFLKPAELLTMFNDFKILKYEEPQQSSELTQSIIAKKPE, from the coding sequence ATGAAGAAAGCGCAATTGCTTAAATTCATTATTTTACTATCTTGTTTATTTCAAGACACCTTTGCACGCCAAAGCATATCTGGTTCTCGTTATGAGTTACTAACAGGTCAAAGAGTTCAAGATAAAGCCTCAAATATCTGGGATAAGAAGTTTGCTCAGCACGACTATATTTATGGGAAGTCTCCTGCAAATTTTTTAGCAAAAAATTATCAGCATATACCTCGAGGAGCTACTGTTCTAGATATTGGGATGGGTGAAGGAAGAAATGCGGTCTTTCTTGCTACAAAGGGATATAAAGTAACAGGTGTTGATATCAGCTCAGTGGCAATTGATAAATCACTAAGGCTTGCAAGACAAGCTGGTGTTCGTATCAAGACTATTCACAAATCTGTTGATGATTTAAAAATCGCCGCAGGATCTTTAGATGCGATAATTTGCTTCTATTATGTTGACCGTGAAGTATCTAATAAACTTAAAAAGTGGCTAAAGCCTGGTGGGGTTATTATTTATGAAGGGTATACAACTGCACATAAGAAGAAATATAAAGAGCAGAGTGTCGATTCATATTTCTTAAAACCTGCAGAACTATTAACGATGTTTAATGATTTTAAAATTCTAAAATATGAAGAGCCACAACAAAGCTCCGAGCTAACTCAATCAATAATTGCTAAAAAGCCTGAATAA
- a CDS encoding iron ABC transporter permease — protein sequence MKKTILLYIAVILAVTLTPFIGREGIIDLNEQGLYILENLRLPRVYLAFLVGGILSVIGSTTQVIFRNPLATPYTLGFSSVAALGLAIAELGFNSFSLGAYIALSSIFLLILLFLYLNKFSSQRVLLFGVCLSIFSSSAIVFVQSILGNESIARLIRWMMGSLSIVGFEGLLYTAPLYILGLIFFVIHKRSLTLISIGEDFAQTRGVPTRKVNATLILVSNILIAVVVWQCGPIGFVGLIIPHITRRLVSANYERSLMPTFILGGGFLVLCDFISRIVLANSIIPIGAITACVGAPVLALQLFKRSES from the coding sequence GTGAAAAAAACAATCCTCTTATATATTGCGGTTATTTTAGCGGTAACACTTACTCCTTTCATAGGCCGAGAAGGAATTATTGACTTAAACGAGCAGGGACTTTATATCCTAGAGAACTTGAGACTCCCTAGGGTTTACTTAGCATTTTTAGTTGGTGGAATACTTTCTGTAATAGGGAGTACAACACAGGTAATTTTTAGAAACCCACTTGCTACTCCATATACTCTTGGCTTTTCGAGTGTGGCCGCCCTTGGGCTTGCTATTGCGGAGCTTGGATTTAATTCTTTTTCTTTAGGGGCTTATATTGCTCTTTCATCAATCTTTCTTCTAATCTTATTATTTCTCTATTTGAATAAGTTCTCGTCTCAAAGAGTATTACTATTTGGAGTTTGTCTTTCTATCTTTTCATCAAGTGCTATAGTCTTTGTTCAAAGTATACTTGGAAATGAAAGCATTGCTAGGCTAATTCGATGGATGATGGGAAGCCTTTCAATTGTAGGGTTTGAGGGTCTTTTATATACAGCACCATTATATATTTTAGGTTTAATATTCTTTGTTATTCATAAGAGAAGTTTAACTCTAATTTCTATTGGAGAAGATTTTGCACAAACGAGGGGAGTGCCAACTCGTAAGGTAAATGCAACACTAATACTTGTTTCAAATATACTAATTGCAGTTGTCGTATGGCAATGTGGCCCGATTGGTTTTGTTGGCTTGATTATTCCACATATTACAAGGCGACTTGTAAGTGCTAACTATGAAAGAAGCTTAATGCCTACTTTTATCTTAGGGGGGGGCTTCTTAGTACTATGTGATTTTATTTCAAGAATAGTTTTGGCAAATAGTATTATACCAATTGGTGCAATTACGGCGTGTGTTGGAGCACCTGTTCTGGCACTCCAACTATTTAAACGAAGCGAATCTTAA
- a CDS encoding ATP-binding cassette domain-containing protein codes for MINCEKLSIQDRLSVNSFSFESGHCGVIGPNGAGKSSFLKAIANLVDFNGKCLVEGDVAYCGDSASIQTDMDAQEVMSYARGSKAQDLAYLNKLIKHFNFENLLTRRVSTLSGGERQRLNLICAFYYDCKFTLLDEPTNYLDPIYVERLSCFLQEYKKSCFVVSHDFNFIINICDRLVAFEDSQMSFDSTVDEAVSTKIFDKIFHKNFNYHVIDNKRYIL; via the coding sequence GTGATTAATTGTGAAAAATTATCAATTCAAGATAGGCTATCAGTGAATAGCTTCTCATTTGAATCGGGCCATTGTGGAGTTATCGGCCCAAATGGTGCCGGGAAATCGAGCTTTCTAAAGGCAATTGCTAATCTTGTTGATTTCAATGGAAAATGTCTTGTTGAGGGGGATGTTGCGTATTGTGGTGATAGTGCTTCAATCCAAACTGATATGGATGCGCAAGAAGTTATGTCTTATGCTAGGGGTAGCAAGGCGCAAGACTTAGCTTATCTTAATAAATTAATTAAACACTTTAACTTTGAAAATCTTCTAACTAGAAGAGTGTCAACATTAAGCGGTGGAGAAAGGCAAAGACTTAATCTAATTTGTGCCTTTTATTATGACTGTAAGTTTACTTTACTAGATGAGCCCACAAATTACTTAGATCCAATTTACGTTGAAAGGCTGAGTTGCTTTCTTCAAGAGTATAAAAAAAGCTGCTTTGTTGTTTCCCATGACTTTAACTTCATTATAAATATTTGTGATCGTCTTGTGGCGTTTGAAGACTCTCAAATGAGTTTTGATTCGACTGTAGATGAAGCCGTGTCGACAAAAATCTTTGATAAGATATTTCATAAGAATTTTAACTATCACGTGATTGATAATAAGAGGTATATTCTGTGA
- a CDS encoding ABC transporter substrate-binding protein yields MRIFILVFSAILFFNSHAQNFRVLSTLPSFTESMFYLDAGKLLVGVSDYCNFPEEAKRLPRYGSSFEINLEKVVEDKITSVLLAEVQGGRVKNNLEKLGVDVIITPYKKLDDAVGMLKVFNEKFKLNKDKKIEAFSNELKSLLKPISKGKRVLMIIDEKFKDGKLHEVRAIGIDNYYHEILTKLGAKNIVAESGYPLRSLESLLTSNFDLILRISDRKIKSEQDWKNSYFKDKIYLYEKDYAVVLGPRTLSLVKDLREILK; encoded by the coding sequence GTGAGAATATTCATCTTAGTATTCTCCGCCATTCTTTTCTTTAATTCTCACGCACAAAATTTTCGAGTCCTTTCAACTCTTCCAAGCTTTACTGAGTCAATGTTTTATCTAGATGCTGGAAAACTGTTAGTTGGAGTCTCTGACTATTGTAATTTTCCAGAAGAAGCCAAGCGTTTGCCACGCTATGGGTCTTCATTTGAAATTAATCTTGAGAAGGTTGTAGAAGACAAAATCACGTCTGTTCTGCTTGCTGAAGTTCAAGGCGGACGAGTCAAAAATAATTTAGAAAAATTAGGCGTTGATGTCATCATTACACCATATAAGAAACTTGATGATGCAGTAGGGATGCTTAAAGTTTTTAACGAAAAGTTTAAGCTTAACAAAGATAAGAAAATCGAAGCGTTTTCTAATGAACTGAAATCTCTTTTAAAACCTATATCTAAAGGTAAGAGAGTTCTGATGATTATCGATGAAAAGTTTAAGGATGGTAAACTACATGAGGTTAGGGCCATCGGTATTGATAATTATTATCATGAGATATTAACAAAACTAGGTGCAAAAAATATTGTAGCGGAATCAGGTTACCCTTTAAGGAGTCTTGAGAGCTTACTGACTTCTAATTTCGATTTAATTCTAAGAATATCAGATCGTAAAATAAAGTCAGAACAAGATTGGAAGAATTCTTATTTTAAAGATAAAATTTATCTATACGAAAAAGATTATGCGGTTGTTTTGGGACCTAGGACATTATCGTTAGTTAAAGATTTAAGGGAGATTTTGAAGTGA
- the groL gene encoding chaperonin GroEL (60 kDa chaperone family; promotes refolding of misfolded polypeptides especially under stressful conditions; forms two stacked rings of heptamers to form a barrel-shaped 14mer; ends can be capped by GroES; misfolded proteins enter the barrel where they are refolded when GroES binds) — MAKELKYSEEARGLILEGVNQLANAVRVTLGPKGRNVVIQKSFGAPHITKDGVSVAKEIELENNFQNMGAQMVKEVAQKTNEDAGDGTTTATVLAQAIYTEGAKLVTAGHNPMDLKRGIDTAVEKIVSELRAVAKEIKTNEEIEQVGTISANNDNEIGKLLAEAMDKVGKDGVITIEESKTAETTLDVVEGMQFDRGYLSPYFVTNSEKMEVSFDNANILITDKKVSNMKELLPILEKAVQTSRPLLIIAEDVEGEAITTLVVNKLRGTLNVAAVKAPGFGDRRKEMLKDIAALTGGTVISEELGMSLETAALEHLGSAKKISIDKENTTIVDGAGDVAAVEARVNQIKAQIAETTSDYDREKLQERLAKLSGGVAVVNVGAPTETEMKEKKDRVEDALNATRAAVEEGIVVGGGSALVKAAQVLADLKANREEEMHGIKIVQRAVEAPLRQIATNAGLEGSVVVNEVKKNEDAKYGFNARDERYEDLIAAGIIDPVKVTRSALQNAASVAGLMLTTETMIADIPKEDGPAMPPMGGMGGMPGMM, encoded by the coding sequence ATGGCAAAAGAATTAAAGTATTCAGAAGAAGCTAGAGGACTAATCCTTGAAGGTGTTAATCAACTTGCAAATGCAGTTAGAGTAACTCTTGGACCAAAGGGGAGAAACGTAGTAATCCAAAAATCATTTGGTGCTCCACACATCACAAAAGATGGTGTTTCTGTTGCAAAAGAAATCGAATTAGAAAATAACTTTCAAAATATGGGCGCTCAAATGGTTAAAGAAGTTGCTCAAAAGACTAACGAAGACGCAGGTGATGGTACAACTACTGCAACTGTTCTTGCTCAAGCAATCTATACGGAAGGTGCTAAGCTTGTAACTGCTGGTCACAATCCAATGGATCTTAAAAGAGGAATCGATACTGCTGTTGAGAAAATCGTTTCTGAATTAAGAGCTGTTGCAAAAGAAATCAAGACTAACGAAGAAATTGAACAAGTTGGTACAATCTCAGCTAACAATGACAATGAAATCGGAAAACTTCTAGCGGAAGCGATGGATAAAGTTGGTAAAGATGGTGTTATTACTATTGAAGAGTCAAAAACAGCTGAAACAACGTTAGATGTTGTAGAAGGGATGCAATTTGACCGTGGTTACCTTTCTCCATACTTTGTAACTAACTCAGAGAAAATGGAAGTTTCTTTTGATAATGCAAATATCCTAATCACTGATAAGAAAGTTTCTAACATGAAGGAACTTCTTCCAATCCTTGAAAAAGCTGTTCAGACTTCAAGACCACTTTTAATCATCGCTGAAGATGTTGAAGGTGAGGCAATTACAACTCTTGTTGTTAATAAGCTAAGAGGAACTCTGAATGTTGCAGCTGTAAAAGCTCCAGGATTCGGTGATAGAAGAAAAGAAATGCTTAAAGATATCGCAGCACTTACTGGTGGTACTGTAATTTCTGAAGAACTAGGAATGAGCCTTGAGACAGCTGCTCTTGAGCACTTAGGTTCGGCTAAGAAAATTTCAATTGATAAAGAAAATACAACTATCGTAGATGGTGCTGGTGATGTAGCTGCTGTTGAAGCACGTGTTAACCAAATTAAAGCACAAATTGCAGAAACAACTTCTGACTATGACAGAGAGAAACTACAAGAAAGACTTGCTAAGCTTTCTGGTGGTGTTGCAGTTGTTAACGTTGGTGCTCCAACTGAAACTGAAATGAAAGAAAAGAAAGACCGTGTTGAAGATGCACTAAACGCAACAAGAGCTGCTGTTGAAGAAGGTATTGTTGTTGGTGGTGGTTCTGCTCTTGTTAAAGCTGCTCAAGTTCTTGCAGATCTTAAAGCAAATAGAGAAGAAGAAATGCACGGAATTAAAATCGTTCAAAGAGCTGTTGAAGCTCCTCTTAGACAAATTGCTACAAACGCAGGACTTGAAGGTTCTGTTGTTGTTAACGAAGTTAAGAAGAACGAAGATGCAAAATATGGTTTCAACGCACGTGATGAGAGATATGAAGACCTAATCGCTGCTGGTATTATTGATCCAGTTAAGGTTACTCGCTCAGCACTTCAAAATGCTGCTTCAGTTGCAGGACTTATGCTTACAACTGAAACAATGATTGCTGATATTCCTAAGGAAGACGGTCCAGCGATGCCTCCAATGGGTGGAATGGGCGGAATGCCTGGTATGATGTAA
- the lepB gene encoding signal peptidase I, whose amino-acid sequence MFNKAQEVEEQKPAFLSGQWFKDEALSWIKIILIVFGFRSTFVDHYHIPTGSLLPTNAIGDSIVVNKMSYGFKVPFTEFFNPIYIGGQSLPERGDIVVFEYPINPSILFVKRTIGLPGDTIEVYENELFINGKKVEKTAIEGEKDQELRGLYDKEPSLNPEDMKFYYQQIGEKKFTVGENPTFFRHLNQEKVTVPDGHVFVMGDNRDYSSDSRVWGFVPVKNIRGKAFMVWMSLVYPWSDKPFHFRPSRIGTSL is encoded by the coding sequence ATGTTTAATAAAGCACAAGAAGTTGAGGAGCAGAAACCTGCTTTTCTTTCAGGTCAATGGTTTAAAGATGAAGCGCTATCATGGATTAAAATTATTTTAATCGTATTTGGTTTCAGATCTACTTTTGTTGACCACTACCACATTCCAACAGGATCACTACTTCCGACAAATGCTATCGGTGATTCAATTGTTGTTAATAAGATGTCTTACGGGTTTAAAGTTCCATTTACGGAGTTCTTTAATCCTATTTATATCGGTGGGCAATCGCTCCCTGAACGTGGTGATATTGTTGTTTTCGAATATCCAATTAATCCTTCTATCCTTTTTGTTAAAAGAACAATTGGCTTACCTGGGGATACGATTGAAGTATATGAAAATGAATTATTTATTAACGGTAAGAAAGTTGAAAAGACTGCGATCGAAGGTGAAAAAGATCAAGAGCTAAGAGGTCTTTACGATAAAGAGCCTTCTCTTAATCCTGAAGATATGAAGTTCTATTATCAACAAATTGGCGAGAAGAAGTTTACGGTTGGTGAAAACCCAACATTCTTTAGGCATCTAAATCAAGAAAAGGTTACTGTTCCAGATGGACACGTATTCGTCATGGGTGATAACAGAGATTATTCAAGTGACTCACGTGTTTGGGGATTTGTTCCTGTAAAGAATATTCGCGGTAAGGCATTCATGGTTTGGATGTCGCTAGTGTACCCTTGGTCAGATAAACCTTTCCACTTTAGACCAAGTCGAATCGGTACATCTCTTTAA